The following proteins are co-located in the Silene latifolia isolate original U9 population chromosome 1, ASM4854445v1, whole genome shotgun sequence genome:
- the LOC141590644 gene encoding uncharacterized protein LOC141590644: protein MSSFCCKLLPIKLQINSDYYLIDGKRNKFVQSQLLFFTHPPLTASSSSSIHFFSPPLKIWNLMSSRNSHSHGSSSLTCHCGKSVALVKAWTTQNPGRRFLACKDYDHSTGRRGCSYFNWYDNGQTPWQRDVINDLLMNNLRFYEQCEDEEQCEDEQDKQDKNKSN, encoded by the exons ATGTCGTCTTTCTGT TGCAAACTACTACCTATTAAACTGCAAATAAACTCAGACTACTACCTAATTGACGGAAAACGCAACAAATTCGTCCAATCTCAG CTTCTTTTCTTTACTCACCCTCCATTAacagcttcttcttcttcttcaattcATTTCTTCTCTCCTCCATTAAAG ATCTGGAATTTGATGTCTTCAAGAAACTCTCACTCACATGGCTCAAGTTCATTGACATGTCACTGTGGCAAGTCTGTTGCTTTGGTGAAGGCGTGGACTACACAAAATCCAGGGAGAAGGTTCCTGGCGTGTAAGGACTACGACCATTCAACTGGTAGACGAGGTTGTTCATACTTCAACTGGTACGACAATGGACAAACACCATGGCAAAGAGATGTTATCAATGACTTGCTGATGAACAAT TTACGGTTTTATGAACAATGTGAAGACGAAGAACAATGTGAAGACGAACAAGATAAACAAGACAAAAATAAAAGTAACTGA